One window of Desulfovibrio aminophilus genomic DNA carries:
- a CDS encoding ABC transporter ATP-binding protein: MNSEPLYLLSGVGKEYDGPTERLRVLDKIDLRIEAGESVAIIGASGSGKTTLLHIMGTLDAPTHGEVRFAGQSLRGLSIQKRSVLRNRDIGFVFQFHHLLAEFSTLENVAMPGLIGGLGREASLRLAREALEQVGLEHRLEHRVTTLSGGERQRAAIARAILLKPKVVLADEPTGNLDEKTGQAVGDLLVSLNRNLGMTFVIVTHNVELASVMGRRLELRSGELYAH; this comes from the coding sequence ATGAATAGCGAGCCGCTATATCTGCTCTCCGGGGTCGGCAAGGAATACGACGGCCCCACCGAACGCCTGCGGGTGCTGGACAAGATCGATCTGCGCATCGAGGCCGGCGAATCCGTGGCCATCATCGGCGCTTCGGGGTCGGGCAAGACCACGCTGCTGCACATCATGGGCACCCTGGACGCGCCGACGCACGGAGAGGTCCGCTTCGCCGGGCAGTCCCTGCGGGGCCTCTCGATCCAGAAACGGTCCGTGCTGAGGAACCGGGACATCGGTTTCGTCTTCCAGTTCCACCACCTCCTGGCCGAGTTCTCCACGCTGGAGAACGTGGCCATGCCCGGGCTCATCGGCGGGCTCGGGCGCGAGGCCTCCCTGCGGCTGGCCCGCGAGGCCCTGGAGCAGGTGGGACTCGAACATCGCCTGGAACACCGGGTGACCACGCTTTCCGGCGGAGAACGCCAGCGGGCGGCCATCGCCAGGGCCATCCTGCTCAAGCCCAAGGTCGTGCTGGCCGACGAGCCCACCGGCAACTTGGACGAAAAAACCGGGCAGGCGGTGGGCGATCTGCTCGTTTCGCTGAATCGGAATTTAGGAATGACTTTTGTGATCGTTACGCATAATGTCGAGTTGGCCAGCGTCATGGGACGCCGCCTGGAGCTACGTTCGGGAGAACTCTATGCGCACTAG
- a CDS encoding lipoprotein-releasing ABC transporter permease subunit, which translates to MRGGRFEAFIALRYLFALRKQSFISIISICAVCGVALGVAALIVVIGVMNGFSKDLRDKILGVNAHVIISSLAGGVRDAETVETAAAQTPEVVGVTPFIYSEVMLSSPEGVKGVVLRGIDPRTAEGVLSLSRDMLDGHLSALADDDPDGRPGIIIGNELAKRLSLSPGMQVSLLSPSGRHTAAGFQPKIRNFIVQGTFRTGMYEYDSSLGYVTLDAARDLLGYKPGFVSGLEVRIKDVDRAEQVSQALRQRLSGFPVYLRHWQEMNANLFAALKLEKTAMFIILAMIVLVGSFSIVNTLVMLVMQKTKDIAILMSLGAEPASISRIFMLQGTFIGVIGTILGYALGVPTSLLLKKYQFIKLPSDVYPVDYLPVRLEALDMTLIGLAALALCFLSTLYPARRAAALNPSDALRYE; encoded by the coding sequence ATGCGCGGCGGCCGCTTCGAAGCGTTCATCGCCCTGCGCTATCTCTTCGCCCTGCGCAAACAGTCGTTCATCTCGATCATCTCCATCTGCGCGGTCTGCGGCGTGGCCCTGGGCGTGGCCGCCCTGATCGTGGTCATCGGGGTGATGAACGGCTTTTCCAAGGACTTGCGCGACAAGATCCTGGGCGTGAACGCCCACGTGATCATCAGCTCCCTGGCGGGCGGCGTGCGCGACGCCGAGACCGTGGAGACGGCCGCCGCCCAGACCCCGGAAGTGGTGGGCGTGACCCCCTTCATCTATTCCGAAGTCATGCTTTCCAGCCCCGAGGGGGTCAAGGGCGTGGTCCTGCGCGGCATCGATCCTCGCACGGCCGAGGGCGTGCTGAGCCTGTCGCGGGACATGCTCGACGGCCATCTCTCCGCCCTGGCCGACGACGACCCCGACGGCCGCCCCGGCATCATCATCGGCAACGAACTGGCCAAACGGCTGTCCCTTTCCCCGGGCATGCAGGTGAGCCTGCTCTCGCCCTCGGGACGCCACACCGCCGCCGGATTCCAGCCCAAGATCCGCAACTTCATCGTCCAGGGCACCTTCCGCACCGGCATGTATGAATACGACTCCTCCCTGGGCTACGTGACCCTGGACGCGGCCCGCGACCTCCTGGGCTACAAGCCGGGCTTCGTCTCCGGGCTGGAGGTGCGCATCAAGGACGTGGACCGCGCCGAGCAGGTCAGCCAGGCCCTGCGCCAGCGCCTGAGCGGCTTCCCGGTCTACCTGCGGCACTGGCAGGAGATGAACGCCAATCTCTTCGCGGCCCTCAAGCTGGAAAAGACGGCCATGTTCATCATCCTGGCCATGATCGTGCTGGTGGGCTCGTTCAGCATCGTGAACACCCTGGTCATGCTCGTCATGCAGAAGACCAAGGACATCGCGATCCTCATGTCCCTGGGGGCCGAACCGGCGAGCATCAGCCGCATCTTCATGCTCCAGGGCACCTTCATCGGCGTCATCGGGACGATCCTGGGCTACGCCCTGGGCGTGCCCACGAGCCTGCTGCTCAAGAAATACCAGTTCATCAAGCTGCCGAGCGACGTCTATCCCGTGGACTACCTTCCAGTCCGCCTGGAGGCCCTGGACATGACGCTCATCGGCCTGGCGGCCCTGGCGCTCTGCTTCCTGTCCACCCTCTATCCGGCCCGGCGTGCCGCGGCGCTCAACCCGAGCGACGCCTTGCGTTATGAATAG
- the lysS gene encoding lysine--tRNA ligase, with protein MLQALAARDELNEVLKTRVEKACAVLDENAPLYPNDFRKDTDLSHILENYSDLDEEALAALGREYALAGRVVSLRSFGKVTFFHLQDPTGRMQVYAARDDMGAENYQRFKKVDIGDIVGIAGDLFRTKTGELTVRAKAVRLVSKSMRPLPEKYHGLKDVETRYRQRYVDLIVTPRTSEIFRRRTLIVRALRNYLDAKGFMEVETPMMQPIPGGATAKPFETHHNALDMKLYMRIAPELYLKRLLVGGFERVYEINRNFRNEGISTQHNPEFTMLEFYWAYADYRDLMDLTEDMFAHVAREATGSSVVPYQGQEIDLTPGAWKRVAFHESLETIGGVTPDIYTDYDKCAALVRKSGEKVVKGEKLGKLQAKLFDLFVEPKLIQPHFIYHYPTDISPLSRRNEENPDLTDRFEMFIAGREMANAFSELNDPVDQRLRFEEQVREKAAGDEEAHFMDEDYVRALEYGMPPAAGEGVGIDRLVMLLTDSASIREVILFPLLRPEVGA; from the coding sequence ATGCTTCAGGCCCTGGCGGCCCGGGACGAGTTGAACGAAGTTCTCAAGACGCGGGTGGAGAAGGCCTGCGCGGTTCTGGATGAGAACGCGCCGCTGTACCCCAACGACTTCCGCAAGGATACGGACCTCTCCCATATCCTTGAGAACTACAGCGACCTCGACGAGGAGGCCCTGGCCGCCCTGGGGCGGGAGTACGCCCTGGCCGGACGCGTGGTGTCCCTGCGCTCCTTCGGCAAGGTGACCTTCTTCCATCTCCAGGATCCCACCGGCCGCATGCAGGTCTACGCCGCCCGGGACGACATGGGCGCGGAGAACTACCAGCGGTTCAAGAAGGTGGACATCGGCGACATCGTGGGCATCGCCGGCGACCTCTTCCGCACCAAGACGGGCGAGCTCACCGTGCGGGCCAAGGCCGTGCGGCTGGTCTCCAAGTCCATGCGGCCCCTGCCCGAGAAGTACCACGGCCTCAAGGACGTGGAGACCCGCTACCGCCAGCGCTACGTGGACCTCATCGTGACCCCGCGCACGTCCGAGATCTTCCGGCGGCGCACCCTGATCGTGCGGGCCCTGCGCAACTATCTGGACGCCAAGGGCTTCATGGAAGTCGAGACGCCCATGATGCAGCCCATCCCGGGCGGCGCCACGGCCAAGCCCTTCGAAACCCACCACAACGCCCTGGACATGAAGCTCTACATGCGCATCGCGCCGGAGCTCTACCTCAAGCGCCTGCTGGTGGGCGGGTTCGAGCGGGTCTACGAGATCAACCGGAACTTCCGCAACGAGGGCATCTCCACCCAGCACAACCCCGAGTTCACCATGCTCGAGTTCTACTGGGCCTATGCCGACTACCGCGATCTCATGGACCTCACCGAGGACATGTTCGCCCACGTGGCTCGCGAGGCCACGGGCAGTTCCGTGGTGCCCTACCAGGGCCAGGAAATCGACCTCACGCCCGGGGCCTGGAAGCGCGTGGCCTTCCATGAATCCCTGGAGACCATCGGCGGCGTGACCCCGGATATCTACACCGACTATGACAAGTGCGCGGCCCTGGTGCGCAAGAGCGGCGAGAAGGTCGTCAAGGGCGAGAAGCTCGGCAAGCTCCAGGCCAAGCTCTTCGACCTCTTCGTGGAGCCCAAGCTCATCCAGCCGCATTTCATCTATCATTATCCCACGGACATCTCGCCCCTGTCCCGCCGCAACGAGGAGAATCCCGATCTCACGGACCGCTTCGAGATGTTCATCGCGGGCCGCGAGATGGCCAACGCCTTCTCCGAGCTGAACGACCCGGTGGACCAGCGGCTGCGTTTCGAGGAGCAGGTGCGCGAGAAGGCCGCCGGCGACGAGGAGGCCCACTTCATGGACGAGGACTACGTCCGCGCCCTGGAATACGGCATGCCTCCGGCCGCGGGCGAGGGCGTGGGCATCGACCGCTTGGTCATGCTGCTCACGGACAGCGCCTCCATCCGCGAAGTCATTCTCTTCCCGCTCCTGCGGCCCGAGGTCGGAGCCTGA
- a CDS encoding bacteriohemerythrin translates to MPLLEWNPRLTLGHPEIDEQHRLLVETMNELHSRIQENRERQGLMDAVQGLAAYADYHFSDEERLMLQHGFPELEDHRLAHLEFRERVETCSATIHHADSHAEAVAVLAFLTRWLTRHIQRDDRAFIEFLNGR, encoded by the coding sequence ATGCCCCTGCTCGAATGGAACCCGCGGCTGACCCTCGGCCACCCGGAAATCGACGAACAGCATCGCCTGCTCGTCGAAACCATGAACGAACTGCACTCCCGCATCCAGGAGAACAGGGAGCGTCAAGGGCTCATGGACGCGGTCCAGGGGCTCGCGGCCTATGCGGACTATCACTTTTCCGACGAGGAACGCCTCATGCTCCAGCACGGGTTTCCCGAGCTGGAAGACCACCGGCTGGCCCACCTGGAGTTCAGGGAGCGCGTGGAAACATGCTCGGCCACGATCCATCACGCGGATTCTCACGCGGAAGCCGTGGCCGTTCTGGCCTTCCTCACGCGCTGGCTGACCCGGCACATCCAGCGCGACGACCGGGCCTTCATCGAATTCCTGAACGGCCGTTGA
- a CDS encoding Lrp/AsnC family transcriptional regulator: protein MVNAIVLLTVQPDLINAVAQKLVQIPGVGEVHSVGGRFDLVVIVRAKDNEGLAQIVTERMLKIQGIRGSETLISYRVISQYDLENMFALGDES, encoded by the coding sequence ATGGTCAACGCCATCGTTCTGCTGACGGTCCAGCCCGACCTCATCAACGCCGTGGCCCAGAAGCTCGTGCAGATCCCCGGAGTGGGCGAGGTGCATTCCGTGGGCGGCCGGTTCGACCTGGTGGTCATCGTCCGCGCCAAGGACAACGAGGGCCTGGCCCAGATCGTCACCGAGCGCATGCTCAAGATCCAGGGCATCCGCGGTTCGGAGACGCTCATCTCCTACCGGGTCATTTCGCAGTACGACCTGGAGAACATGTTCGCCCTGGGCGACGAATCCTGA
- a CDS encoding HD domain-containing phosphohydrolase, whose amino-acid sequence MEQCKKILVVDDEAVNRDVLAGLLRSFGHEPMLADSGLMALEKLNAGVDLVLLDAVMPFMDGYDLVRAIRSDPRHADIPLIMVTALAAKEDRLRAVDAGCSDFISKPIDATELRIRMTSLLRLKSYLDEVKVYQARLEQMVDEQTRALRLAVENLNDSQQATVRAHRETLHKLAAAAEFKDQNTGQHINRMSRYSALLAACLGLPQGEVEMVLHGSPMHDIGKIGVPDSILLKPGRLDAVEWEAMKTHTVIGARILESTSSQLLETGRIIAESHHEKWDGTGYPHGLSGEDIPLYGRICAVADVFDALTSRRPYKEALDNTEALRIMALGRGTHFDPRIHDLFIKNFGEIEAIQRRFRD is encoded by the coding sequence GTGGAACAGTGCAAGAAAATCCTCGTGGTTGATGACGAAGCGGTCAACCGCGATGTCCTGGCCGGTCTGTTGCGGTCCTTCGGTCACGAGCCGATGCTGGCCGACTCCGGGCTCATGGCCCTGGAAAAGCTCAACGCGGGCGTGGATCTCGTGCTGCTGGACGCCGTGATGCCGTTCATGGACGGCTACGACCTGGTCCGGGCCATCCGCTCCGATCCCCGGCATGCCGACATCCCCTTGATCATGGTCACGGCCCTGGCGGCCAAGGAGGACCGGCTCCGCGCGGTGGATGCCGGGTGCAGCGACTTCATCTCCAAGCCCATCGACGCCACGGAGCTGCGCATCCGCATGACCTCGCTCCTGCGCCTGAAGTCCTATCTCGACGAGGTCAAGGTCTACCAGGCGCGCCTGGAGCAGATGGTCGACGAACAGACCCGGGCCCTGCGCCTGGCCGTGGAGAACCTCAACGACTCCCAGCAGGCGACCGTGCGGGCCCACCGCGAAACCCTGCACAAGTTGGCCGCGGCCGCCGAATTCAAGGACCAGAACACGGGCCAGCACATCAACCGCATGAGCCGGTATTCGGCCCTGCTGGCCGCCTGCCTGGGCCTGCCCCAGGGCGAGGTGGAGATGGTCCTGCACGGCAGTCCGATGCACGACATCGGCAAGATCGGGGTGCCGGACTCCATCCTGCTCAAGCCCGGCAGGCTGGACGCCGTGGAGTGGGAGGCCATGAAGACCCATACCGTCATCGGCGCGCGCATCCTCGAATCCACCTCCTCGCAGCTCCTTGAAACCGGCCGGATCATCGCCGAGAGCCACCATGAGAAATGGGACGGCACGGGCTATCCCCACGGCCTGAGCGGCGAGGACATCCCGCTCTACGGCCGCATCTGCGCCGTGGCCGACGTGTTCGACGCCCTGACCAGCAGGCGGCCCTACAAGGAGGCCCTGGACAACACCGAGGCCTTGCGGATCATGGCCCTGGGCCGGGGAACCCATTTCGATCCCCGCATCCACGACCTCTTCATCAAGAATTTCGGCGAAATCGAGGCCATCCAGCGCCGTTTTCGGGATTGA
- a CDS encoding MBL fold metallo-hydrolase, protein MYFQQIATPGLGCLSYVVGCPAAKVMAVVDPRRDVQVYLDIAREEGMRITQVVDTHLHADHVSGAHELASRTRAEILMGEGSPVSFAFRPLRQGDVLTLGAARLTVLSTPGHTPNSISLLLADTARSEEPWMLLSGDLLFVGDVGRPDLAGGELLEEQVRNLWRSLRETLGHCPDHLEVFPAHGMGSLCGRGLSSKPSTTLGFERLSNPMLRHESLESFRAALLANLPVRPKSFSHIIATNAKGAPLLDRCPLDRAMTPDQFRPI, encoded by the coding sequence ATGTATTTCCAGCAGATAGCCACCCCCGGCCTGGGCTGCCTGTCCTACGTGGTCGGCTGCCCGGCCGCCAAGGTCATGGCCGTGGTCGACCCCCGCCGCGACGTGCAGGTCTACCTGGACATCGCCCGCGAAGAAGGAATGCGCATCACCCAGGTGGTGGACACCCACCTCCACGCCGACCACGTCAGCGGGGCCCACGAGCTGGCCTCCCGCACCCGGGCGGAAATCCTCATGGGCGAGGGCTCGCCGGTGTCCTTCGCCTTCCGGCCCCTGCGGCAGGGCGACGTGCTCACCCTGGGCGCGGCCAGGCTCACCGTGCTCTCCACGCCGGGACACACGCCCAACTCCATCTCCCTGCTGCTGGCCGACACGGCCCGCAGCGAGGAGCCCTGGATGCTCCTCTCCGGCGACCTGCTCTTCGTGGGCGACGTGGGGCGGCCGGACCTGGCCGGAGGCGAGCTCCTGGAGGAACAGGTGCGCAACCTCTGGCGCAGCCTGCGCGAGACCCTGGGCCATTGCCCGGACCACCTGGAGGTCTTCCCGGCCCACGGCATGGGCTCGCTCTGCGGCCGGGGCCTGAGCTCCAAGCCGAGCACGACCCTGGGCTTCGAGCGCCTCAGCAACCCCATGCTCCGGCACGAGAGCCTGGAGTCCTTCCGCGCGGCCCTGCTGGCCAACCTGCCCGTGCGGCCCAAGAGCTTCAGCCACATCATCGCCACCAACGCCAAGGGCGCCCCGCTCCTGGACCGCTGCCCGCTGGACCGGGCCATGACCCCGGACCAGTTCAGGCCTATATGA
- a CDS encoding rhodanese-like domain-containing protein, which produces MKSGTAVIDCREAAAFGGMHIPGSLNIGLERQLANWVGMVVDPQADILLVTPDDAAYETMTTELHRIGYDNIYGYLSGGIGAWVYSGRPVDTLPLTPAQRLKARLDAGERPLLLDVRTPAEWAQGAIPGAVHAPLTDLLEGRAPKPAEEAVIYCASGYRSNIAASFLRRTGAAEVSALAGGMLAWTRAGFAVEQRGT; this is translated from the coding sequence ATGAAGAGCGGCACGGCGGTCATCGACTGCCGCGAGGCCGCCGCCTTCGGCGGCATGCACATTCCCGGCTCGCTGAACATCGGGCTGGAGCGGCAGCTGGCCAACTGGGTGGGCATGGTGGTGGACCCGCAGGCGGACATCCTCCTGGTGACCCCGGACGACGCGGCCTACGAGACCATGACCACCGAGCTGCACCGCATCGGCTACGACAACATCTACGGCTACCTGTCCGGGGGCATCGGCGCCTGGGTCTATTCCGGGCGGCCCGTGGACACGCTGCCGCTGACTCCCGCGCAGCGGCTCAAGGCCCGGCTCGACGCGGGCGAGCGGCCGCTGCTCCTGGACGTGCGCACCCCGGCGGAATGGGCCCAGGGCGCCATCCCCGGCGCGGTGCACGCGCCGCTCACGGACCTGCTGGAAGGACGGGCGCCGAAACCCGCCGAAGAGGCCGTGATCTACTGCGCCTCGGGCTACCGCTCGAACATCGCGGCCTCCTTCCTGCGCCGGACCGGCGCGGCCGAAGTGAGCGCCCTGGCGGGCGGCATGCTGGCCTGGACCCGGGCGGGATTCGCCGTGGAGCAGCGGGGGACGTGA
- a CDS encoding energy transducer TonB produces MTSGQGSPPPASAGTRTRPWGLGLSAALLALGLHALALALLLAFSSGVDDEEAIPIFYEMDLTAFGQGAGGGTSTAEPARPAPAVEHKARPAVPQAAPRPEPTPPAPANKSERPRKGGDSASPAEVRETPAPAGAHGPSGGQGTGSGREGYGPGQVDRPPRLLRRIDPRYPEAARRQGVHGKVVLKFLVGADGRVRDIEVVEAEPPGAFEQAAVEAVSRWEFSPAMLRGRPVAVWMRVPVSFRLR; encoded by the coding sequence GTGACCAGCGGGCAGGGCTCCCCTCCCCCCGCCTCCGCCGGGACGCGGACACGCCCGTGGGGCCTCGGCCTGTCCGCCGCGCTCCTGGCCCTCGGCCTGCACGCCCTGGCCCTGGCGCTGCTGCTCGCCTTCTCCTCCGGCGTCGATGACGAGGAGGCGATCCCGATCTTCTATGAAATGGACCTGACGGCCTTCGGCCAGGGCGCGGGCGGCGGGACCTCCACGGCCGAGCCCGCGCGTCCGGCTCCGGCCGTGGAACACAAGGCCCGCCCGGCCGTTCCCCAGGCCGCGCCGCGCCCCGAGCCGACGCCCCCGGCTCCCGCGAACAAATCCGAAAGACCACGGAAAGGCGGCGATTCCGCATCCCCGGCCGAGGTTCGGGAAACGCCCGCGCCGGCCGGGGCCCACGGACCGTCCGGCGGCCAGGGAACGGGCTCCGGCCGGGAGGGCTACGGCCCGGGCCAGGTGGACCGCCCCCCGCGCCTGCTGCGCCGGATCGATCCCCGCTATCCCGAGGCGGCCCGCAGACAGGGCGTGCACGGCAAGGTGGTGCTGAAGTTCCTCGTCGGGGCCGACGGCCGGGTCCGCGACATCGAGGTGGTCGAGGCCGAGCCCCCGGGCGCTTTCGAACAGGCCGCCGTGGAGGCGGTCTCGCGCTGGGAGTTCAGCCCGGCCATGCTGCGCGGAAGGCCCGTGGCGGTCTGGATGCGCGTGCCGGTCAGCTTCCGGCTGCGCTGA
- a CDS encoding protein-disulfide reductase DsbD, translating to MFLFIFFLNFLEPSQAADLPLSTDWSFLTPPRQDKHPGGGAVAVLLLSPHKGWHIYSDRATAVGLPTRLAVELEGFGPLPVFFPPGSVKRDKADPSIQVETYQGATPLFVPLPAEAKPPYRLKASLSLLLCSSSQCLPTTLDVSADSGPEPPGQGGKDGWWPLFPKALERGPVLSPLPAAAQADADVGNWSFTPSYLQPEREVSALFPAMLFGLLAGFLLNFMPCVLPVVSLKLTALLHGASRGTHLPRQEQFREHNLFFALGVICYFLFLSLLLGGTGLAWGQMFQRPGTVLALATVLFALSLSLFGLYTLPIVDLKFGKATRPRTQAFLTGVLATLLATPCSGPFLGGVLGWALLQPPLVISTVFLSIGLGMAGPYLIMVASPGLVRYLPKPGPWVGHIEKAVAFFLMGTCIYLLNILPENQIIAALTLLWLTVPAAWLMGRAGRVSGGLNALVLRGLALAVVLAAFVWAVQPRQETGWTDFEAASFADDLGKNTLFVEFTADWCPSCKVLNQTVLTPDNLSAWRERYDLTLVRVDLSAGNPDGEALLRAIGGQSIPVLAVFPAKTPDKPIVLRDFYTTRDIREALKASLGR from the coding sequence TTGTTTTTATTCATATTTTTTCTCAACTTTCTGGAGCCCTCCCAGGCGGCCGACCTGCCCCTGTCCACGGACTGGAGCTTCCTGACGCCGCCCCGCCAGGACAAGCACCCGGGCGGCGGGGCCGTGGCCGTGCTCCTGCTCTCCCCGCACAAGGGCTGGCACATCTACTCCGACCGCGCCACGGCGGTGGGCCTGCCCACCCGGCTGGCCGTGGAGCTCGAAGGCTTCGGCCCCCTGCCGGTCTTCTTCCCTCCGGGCTCGGTGAAGCGCGACAAGGCCGATCCCTCGATCCAGGTGGAGACGTACCAGGGCGCCACGCCGCTCTTCGTGCCCCTGCCCGCCGAGGCCAAGCCGCCTTACCGCCTGAAGGCGTCCCTGAGTCTGCTGCTCTGCTCCAGCAGCCAGTGCCTGCCCACGACCCTGGACGTGTCCGCCGACTCCGGCCCGGAGCCGCCCGGGCAGGGCGGCAAGGACGGCTGGTGGCCGCTGTTTCCCAAGGCCCTGGAGCGCGGCCCGGTGCTCAGCCCGCTCCCGGCCGCCGCGCAGGCCGACGCCGACGTGGGCAACTGGTCGTTCACGCCCAGCTACCTCCAGCCGGAGCGGGAGGTTTCGGCGCTGTTCCCGGCCATGCTCTTCGGCCTGCTGGCCGGATTCCTGCTCAACTTCATGCCCTGCGTCCTGCCCGTGGTCAGCCTCAAGCTCACGGCCCTGCTGCACGGAGCGTCCCGGGGGACGCACCTGCCCCGGCAGGAGCAGTTCCGCGAGCACAATCTTTTCTTCGCCCTGGGCGTGATCTGCTATTTCCTCTTCCTGAGCCTGCTCCTGGGCGGCACGGGCCTGGCCTGGGGCCAGATGTTCCAGCGGCCGGGAACCGTCCTGGCCCTGGCGACGGTCCTCTTCGCCCTGTCGCTCTCGCTCTTCGGCCTCTACACCCTGCCCATCGTGGACCTGAAGTTCGGCAAGGCCACCCGGCCGCGGACCCAGGCCTTTCTCACGGGGGTGCTGGCCACTCTCCTGGCCACCCCGTGCAGCGGCCCCTTCCTCGGCGGGGTCCTGGGCTGGGCCCTGCTCCAGCCGCCGCTGGTCATCAGCACGGTCTTCCTCTCCATCGGCCTGGGCATGGCCGGTCCCTACCTGATCATGGTGGCCAGCCCCGGGCTGGTGCGCTACCTGCCCAAGCCCGGCCCCTGGGTCGGACACATCGAGAAGGCCGTGGCCTTCTTCCTCATGGGCACCTGCATCTACCTGCTGAACATCCTGCCGGAAAACCAGATCATCGCGGCCCTGACGCTGCTCTGGCTCACGGTCCCGGCGGCCTGGCTCATGGGCCGCGCCGGGCGGGTCTCCGGCGGGTTGAACGCCCTGGTCCTGCGGGGCCTGGCCCTGGCCGTGGTCCTGGCGGCCTTCGTCTGGGCCGTGCAGCCACGCCAGGAGACCGGCTGGACCGACTTCGAGGCCGCGAGCTTCGCCGACGACCTGGGCAAGAACACGCTGTTCGTGGAATTCACCGCCGACTGGTGCCCCTCGTGCAAGGTCCTGAACCAGACCGTGCTCACCCCGGACAACCTCTCGGCCTGGCGCGAACGCTACGACCTGACCCTGGTGCGCGTGGACCTGAGCGCGGGCAACCCGGACGGCGAGGCCCTCCTCAGGGCCATCGGCGGCCAAAGCATCCCGGTCCTGGCGGTCTTCCCGGCCAAGACCCCGGACAAGCCCATCGTCCTGCGCGACTTCTACACCACCCGCGACATCCGCGAGGCCCTGAAGGCCTCCCTGGGACGCTGA
- a CDS encoding iron-containing alcohol dehydrogenase translates to MPLFQFFLPTRLLFGPGSLESLGDTPHLPKGRKALIVTSSGGSMIRHGFLGRVQGLLAARGVASMIYDRVRPNPESDQVDEAAALAREAGADFILGLGGGSPLDVAKAAAVMARNPGPVWDYVQGGSGGGKQPENAPLPLVCVPSTSGTGSEMNYRSVITRTGSPEKLAWGVEAGAPVLSVVDPDLTLTMPPRLTALTGMDALFHAVEGFLSLRRQPLTDLVALEAVHLVANHLPQAVADGNDREARTVLSWASCSGGICLALSSTTILHGLEHALSALKPDLPHGEGLVMLAPACFRHLAAKAPERFDELSLALGRDEDQAGPEGFLAALARLMEDCGLGAPSPADCGLTREDIPALAQNALETNSRLLAATPGGLGLEDMERILEDALSA, encoded by the coding sequence ATGCCTTTGTTCCAGTTCTTCCTGCCCACGCGCCTGCTCTTCGGCCCCGGCTCGCTGGAGAGCCTGGGCGACACCCCCCACCTGCCCAAGGGCCGCAAGGCGCTCATCGTCACCAGTTCCGGCGGCTCCATGATCCGCCACGGCTTCCTCGGACGGGTCCAGGGGCTGCTGGCCGCGCGCGGAGTGGCCAGCATGATCTACGACCGGGTGCGGCCCAATCCCGAGTCGGATCAGGTGGACGAGGCCGCGGCCCTGGCCCGCGAGGCCGGAGCGGACTTCATCCTCGGCCTGGGCGGGGGCAGCCCCCTGGACGTGGCCAAGGCCGCCGCGGTCATGGCCCGCAACCCCGGCCCGGTCTGGGACTACGTGCAGGGCGGCAGCGGCGGCGGCAAACAGCCGGAGAACGCCCCCCTGCCCCTGGTCTGCGTGCCGAGCACCTCGGGCACGGGCTCGGAGATGAACTACCGTTCGGTCATCACCCGCACCGGCAGCCCGGAAAAGCTGGCCTGGGGCGTGGAGGCCGGGGCCCCGGTCCTGTCCGTGGTGGATCCGGACCTGACCCTGACCATGCCCCCGCGCCTGACCGCGCTCACGGGCATGGACGCCCTGTTCCACGCCGTGGAGGGCTTCCTCTCCCTGCGCCGCCAGCCGCTCACCGATCTGGTCGCCCTGGAGGCCGTGCATCTGGTGGCCAACCACCTGCCCCAGGCCGTGGCCGACGGAAACGACCGCGAGGCCCGCACCGTGCTCTCCTGGGCCTCCTGCTCCGGCGGCATCTGCCTGGCCCTGTCCTCGACCACCATCCTGCACGGCCTGGAGCACGCGCTCTCGGCGCTCAAGCCGGACCTGCCCCACGGCGAGGGTCTGGTCATGCTCGCCCCGGCCTGTTTCCGCCATCTGGCGGCCAAGGCCCCGGAGCGTTTCGACGAGCTCTCCCTGGCCCTGGGCCGCGACGAGGACCAGGCCGGTCCCGAGGGCTTCCTGGCCGCCCTGGCCCGACTCATGGAGGACTGCGGGCTCGGCGCGCCGAGCCCGGCCGATTGCGGCCTGACCCGCGAGGACATCCCGGCCCTGGCCCAAAACGCCCTGGAGACCAACAGCCGCCTGCTGGCGGCCACCCCCGGCGGCCTGGGCCTGGAGGACATGGAGCGCATCCTGGAAGACGCCCTGTCGGCGTAG